In a genomic window of Aggregatimonas sangjinii:
- a CDS encoding GNAT family N-acetyltransferase translates to MSNLTIKMAIGADSDALTQLTIRSKAHWGYGERQIEAWRDELTLTEAYIENNHVYKLLVDTILVGFYAYNAENETDVKLHFLFIEPDYIGVGYGKILLLDFLDRIKNSKFKRVLVDSDPHAEKFYAKFGFKVIGQLKSTIKHRFLPIMELRIEALDTRNSD, encoded by the coding sequence ATGAGTAACCTAACTATTAAAATGGCGATAGGAGCCGATTCCGATGCCCTAACCCAACTTACCATTCGTTCGAAAGCGCATTGGGGTTACGGCGAACGACAGATTGAAGCTTGGAGAGACGAATTGACCCTTACAGAGGCCTATATTGAAAACAACCACGTTTATAAACTTCTAGTTGATACGATATTGGTCGGCTTTTACGCTTATAATGCCGAAAATGAAACCGATGTAAAACTCCATTTTCTTTTTATAGAACCAGATTATATCGGTGTTGGATATGGAAAAATACTTTTATTGGATTTCCTAGATCGAATCAAAAACTCCAAGTTTAAAAGGGTTCTTGTGGATTCCGACCCCCATGCCGAAAAATTTTACGCGAAGTTTGGTTTTAAGGTCATCGGACAACTCAAAAGCACCATCAAACACCGCTTTCTACCGATTATGGAATTGCGGATTGAAGCACTTGATACAAGGAATTCGGATTAA
- a CDS encoding serine hydrolase, translating to MKNRIWIFFLALVATACKENEKTVVDNSVDPMVYSMNNNAEIILENPEINSISIGVYKDGQTYENYYGEIDDGKSNKPNENSLFEIASVTKTFTAFLMAQAVLDGKLSLGDDIRMYLEGSYPNLEYEGRPIQIKDLLTHTSGITRALSETLGKLFSPDASDAERKAMDEYDTASLLADVAKFELDTIPGTRFDYSPMVGPEILAIILEKVYQKPYAELLKEHILVKADMNDTFLQVEGANAKNMVNGYTDDGEFAPPVNIPLTGAGGGLKSTVPDLLKYIRFLLESKDPVISEMQKPLFFDEEDGDQYGYFWNLGEGEFMHSGGTRGTTNWLILSPQYNSGFTVIFNSNGKNSGRLINRIANRILDDIENYPKQNAYFVVRKAVLKDTEKGIEYYHQLKKDSLAHFDFDDDAMLNLVGYDLLRQDRTSEAIKIFQLLVSEFPDSANPYDSLGEAYFMNEAYDLALANYQKSYELNPENENALMMMERIEEAKKNQ from the coding sequence ATGAAAAACCGTATTTGGATATTTTTTTTAGCGCTGGTAGCCACCGCCTGTAAAGAAAACGAAAAGACCGTAGTTGATAATTCGGTAGACCCAATGGTCTACTCGATGAATAATAATGCCGAAATAATTTTGGAAAATCCTGAAATCAATTCCATCTCGATCGGGGTCTATAAAGATGGTCAAACCTATGAGAACTATTATGGTGAAATCGATGATGGAAAAAGCAATAAGCCCAACGAAAACTCACTTTTCGAAATTGCCTCGGTCACCAAAACATTCACTGCTTTTTTAATGGCCCAGGCCGTATTGGACGGGAAACTTAGCTTGGGCGATGATATCCGGATGTATTTGGAAGGTTCCTATCCGAACCTCGAATACGAGGGCCGCCCCATACAGATAAAAGACCTGCTCACCCATACGAGCGGTATTACCCGCGCACTTTCCGAAACCTTGGGCAAATTGTTCTCGCCGGATGCCAGCGATGCGGAACGAAAAGCTATGGACGAATACGATACCGCCAGTCTCCTAGCCGATGTGGCAAAATTTGAATTGGACACAATTCCGGGAACACGTTTTGACTATTCACCTATGGTCGGCCCGGAAATTCTGGCCATCATTCTCGAAAAAGTATACCAAAAACCCTATGCGGAGCTTTTAAAGGAACATATTCTTGTGAAAGCGGACATGAATGACACCTTTTTGCAGGTTGAGGGTGCTAATGCAAAAAATATGGTCAACGGCTATACCGATGATGGGGAGTTCGCACCTCCGGTCAACATTCCTTTGACCGGTGCCGGCGGAGGCTTGAAATCCACCGTCCCGGATTTATTGAAATACATTCGGTTTTTGTTGGAAAGCAAAGACCCCGTAATCAGCGAAATGCAAAAACCGTTGTTCTTCGACGAAGAAGATGGTGACCAATACGGCTATTTTTGGAATTTGGGAGAGGGCGAATTTATGCATAGCGGTGGCACTCGCGGTACCACGAATTGGTTGATCTTATCGCCCCAATACAATAGTGGGTTTACGGTGATTTTCAATTCCAACGGAAAGAACTCGGGTCGCTTGATCAATAGAATCGCGAACAGAATTCTCGACGATATCGAAAACTACCCCAAACAGAACGCCTATTTTGTTGTTCGAAAGGCCGTTCTCAAAGACACTGAAAAAGGAATCGAATATTACCATCAACTTAAGAAAGATAGCCTTGCCCATTTTGATTTTGATGATGATGCCATGCTTAATTTAGTTGGATATGATCTACTTCGACAGGATAGAACGTCGGAAGCGATAAAAATCTTTCAATTATTGGTATCCGAATTTCCCGATTCAGCCAATCCCTATGACAGTTTGGGGGAAGCCTATTTCATGAACGAAGCATATGATCTGGCCTTGGCGAACTATCAAAAATCATATGAATTGAATCCCGAAAATGAAAATGCGCTTATGATGATGGAACGAATCGAAGAGGCCAAAAAGAACCAGTAA
- a CDS encoding cupin domain-containing protein — protein sequence MKNALVLLLALASTAVFSQNTEYEVSSYLSEGSKAPNTHYIGEAWLNAIIHDDQELGYNITKATFKANSTLDWHKHASVQVLIIVDGEAYYQEKGNEPVILKEGDVIKCAKDTEHWHSSTKFSDVTYLALYGGEAPTTWTEVVSQDYYDAVAEKLNTRQ from the coding sequence ATGAAAAATGCATTGGTATTACTGCTCGCATTAGCCTCAACAGCCGTATTTTCACAGAATACCGAATACGAGGTCTCCTCTTATCTCTCGGAGGGCTCGAAAGCGCCCAACACCCATTATATCGGGGAAGCTTGGTTGAATGCCATTATTCACGACGACCAGGAATTGGGTTACAACATCACCAAAGCCACTTTTAAAGCGAACTCCACCCTCGACTGGCATAAACATGCCTCCGTACAAGTATTGATAATCGTTGATGGGGAAGCCTATTATCAAGAGAAAGGCAACGAGCCCGTAATTCTAAAAGAAGGTGATGTCATTAAATGTGCGAAAGATACCGAACACTGGCATTCTTCGACCAAATTCAGCGATGTAACCTATCTGGCCCTATACGGTGGTGAAGCACCTACTACATGGACCGAAGTTGTAAGCCAGGACTATTATGATGCGGTAGCCGAAAAGCTTAACACTAGACAATAA
- a CDS encoding DUF6090 family protein, with the protein MKKIIKSIIREIVPIILGILIALYINNWNENRKDEKYIHQILLSIDKELKESNESINEKIPLQKTLIDTLEFYKNNDTISILNVMMKADGISIPSIKISSWKAISSSKIELMEYDRISALADIEEQKENLLSKTQLLMDFTYQNIKETGADKKELIALMMRDIIVSETGLKEEIKGVVENRTID; encoded by the coding sequence ATGAAAAAGATAATTAAATCAATTATAAGAGAGATAGTCCCGATCATACTTGGTATTCTAATAGCACTGTATATTAATAATTGGAATGAAAATAGAAAAGACGAAAAGTATATTCATCAAATACTCTTATCAATAGATAAAGAATTGAAGGAAAGCAATGAAAGTATAAACGAAAAAATACCACTTCAAAAGACACTCATCGATACCCTGGAATTTTATAAAAACAACGATACTATTTCGATATTGAACGTAATGATGAAAGCCGATGGGATCAGTATACCTTCAATTAAAATAAGTTCTTGGAAAGCTATTTCCAGTTCAAAAATCGAATTAATGGAGTACGATAGAATTTCAGCTTTGGCCGACATTGAAGAGCAAAAGGAAAATTTACTATCGAAAACCCAACTTTTAATGGATTTCACTTACCAAAACATAAAAGAAACTGGTGCCGACAAAAAGGAACTCATTGCTTTAATGATGCGCGATATTATCGTTTCAGAAACTGGATTAAAAGAAGAAATTAAGGGAGTAGTTGAGAATCGAACCATTGATTAA
- a CDS encoding GNAT family N-acetyltransferase, whose translation MKTEKDFHYISHTIARTAHSAVLALIKKTELKIRETHRNDFTISTDKDKLDILSIHKFLANETDWANGIPINTLKTSIENSLNFGLYHENKQIGFARIISDYSTIAYLGDVYVLKEYRGKGLSKWLINEIMEHPNLQGLRRWILLTDTAEWLYKKFGFTEIPNPGVYMEKHNPHVYSGMDNTIANNDKHFTSP comes from the coding sequence GTGAAAACCGAAAAAGATTTTCACTATATTTCCCATACTATTGCGCGAACAGCACATAGTGCTGTCTTGGCATTAATTAAGAAAACTGAATTGAAAATTAGAGAAACACATAGAAATGATTTTACCATTTCAACTGACAAGGATAAATTGGATATTTTGAGCATTCACAAATTCCTTGCAAACGAAACCGATTGGGCGAACGGAATTCCAATCAATACGTTGAAAACATCAATTGAAAACTCCTTGAATTTTGGGCTTTACCACGAAAACAAGCAAATTGGTTTTGCTAGAATAATTTCGGACTATTCCACTATTGCCTATTTAGGAGATGTTTATGTTCTAAAGGAATATCGAGGAAAAGGATTAAGTAAATGGCTGATAAATGAAATAATGGAACACCCTAATCTTCAAGGATTAAGACGCTGGATTTTATTAACGGATACGGCCGAATGGCTTTATAAAAAATTTGGGTTTACAGAAATACCTAATCCTGGAGTATATATGGAGAAACACAATCCGCATGTATATAGCGGTATGGATAATACCATTGCCAACAATGATAAGCATTTCACAAGCCCTTGA
- a CDS encoding amidohydrolase family protein — MKKTTLKILKFILLFVVIGAIGSYLYIDYELHKILGRSTEVINISSIITPSSSVQIRNVALLSEDCSYFNEKQNVLLQDGKIVAIDSNTTIDKNIKIVDGTNKYLIPGLVDSHVHLKESKNDLYLYLINGVTSIREMAGNSIALNWKKSIDQDDEIGPRMFIASKTISSVSGLEGYYHEWTRQGINYTTKEDAQKAIEEIKQEGYDAIKMYSFVTPEMFKTTIEIAEEFDIPVIGHIPNKIRLDTFYTAGQKEVAHIEELTKQNMDDFEKSIARNPEEYIEFLKSRSNQIAKELKKNHICVVSTANLMESLPIQKFDLESKLKEIPLQYVNPKILEGTSIVKLGWLPTRNPYEYDGIIDVEQKRLTKIFWETYVEAIRIMTKSLMKYDVTILAGTDANVPPMVPGFSLHEELKTLSKYGMTNTEVLYAATVAPNEWMKRKSGRIKVGYDSDLVLLSKNPLEDIENVKTIEYVFVNESIIDKNQINDILQSIEQVNGKNRSLEIDEFVK; from the coding sequence ATGAAAAAAACGACCCTCAAAATCTTAAAATTTATTCTATTGTTTGTTGTGATAGGGGCTATTGGTTCTTATTTGTATATCGATTATGAGTTACATAAAATTTTAGGCCGATCAACCGAAGTCATAAACATTTCTTCAATTATCACACCATCATCATCGGTTCAAATTAGAAATGTAGCGCTCCTTTCTGAAGATTGTAGTTACTTTAATGAAAAACAGAATGTGCTTTTACAGGATGGCAAAATCGTTGCTATCGATTCGAATACAACAATAGATAAAAACATAAAAATAGTTGATGGTACGAACAAGTATTTAATTCCAGGGCTTGTAGATTCCCATGTACATTTAAAAGAGAGTAAAAACGATCTGTATTTATACCTTATAAACGGGGTGACATCCATCAGGGAGATGGCAGGAAATTCAATTGCATTAAATTGGAAAAAATCAATTGATCAAGACGACGAAATAGGTCCAAGAATGTTTATTGCTTCTAAAACCATTTCTAGCGTAAGTGGACTGGAGGGTTACTATCACGAATGGACAAGACAGGGCATAAATTATACTACCAAAGAAGATGCTCAAAAAGCGATTGAAGAAATAAAGCAAGAAGGCTATGATGCTATTAAAATGTATAGTTTCGTCACTCCTGAGATGTTTAAAACAACTATAGAAATTGCAGAAGAATTCGATATACCGGTAATTGGTCACATTCCCAACAAAATACGTCTAGATACATTTTACACGGCAGGCCAAAAAGAAGTGGCGCATATTGAGGAACTGACTAAACAAAATATGGATGATTTTGAAAAATCAATAGCCAGAAATCCAGAAGAATATATTGAATTTTTAAAATCCCGTTCTAATCAGATAGCCAAAGAATTAAAGAAAAATCATATTTGTGTCGTTTCTACCGCTAACTTGATGGAAAGCCTTCCGATTCAAAAATTTGATTTGGAATCAAAACTTAAAGAGATACCGCTCCAATACGTTAATCCTAAAATTCTTGAAGGAACATCCATTGTAAAGTTGGGATGGTTGCCAACTAGAAATCCCTACGAATATGATGGTATAATAGATGTTGAACAAAAAAGGTTAACTAAAATATTTTGGGAAACTTACGTTGAGGCGATTCGTATCATGACAAAATCGCTCATGAAATATGATGTAACCATTTTAGCAGGTACGGATGCAAATGTTCCGCCCATGGTGCCCGGGTTTTCCCTTCATGAGGAACTAAAAACCTTATCAAAATATGGTATGACGAATACAGAAGTGCTTTATGCAGCAACCGTCGCGCCAAATGAATGGATGAAAAGAAAATCAGGTAGGATCAAAGTCGGATATGATTCTGATTTGGTCTTACTATCCAAAAATCCGTTGGAAGACATTGAGAACGTAAAAACTATTGAATATGTTTTCGTTAACGAAAGCATTATTGATAAGAATCAAATCAATGATATTTTACAATCTATCGAACAAGTAAATGGTAAAAACAGGAGTCTTGAAATAGACGAATTTGTAAAATAA
- a CDS encoding S41 family peptidase, with amino-acid sequence MKFIKIFFFILLLAFVSCSSNSDDVAPEMQINREVANFLNQMVDIMEENSINKNTIDWPGFRNQVLEKGFSAQNIAQTDDALRQALVLLGDNHSFIVKEDGSFISGSNIDCPLSSFDAVTTPANIGYVQVSSFFGTDAESTVAFAESVQDAIEAQDSEDITGWIVDLRNNTGGNMWPMLAGIGPILGEGIAGYFIGPNDTQTPWSFSNGAAIIGSNTLVQVTDNYELINPNPKVAVLMNKAVTSSGEATAISFVGRDNTMSFGTESCGLSTANSGFDLDAGYTLLLTIAYMADRDQNLFGIPVTPDTPATEETIIQDAIDYLNN; translated from the coding sequence ATGAAATTTATTAAAATCTTCTTCTTTATCCTTTTGCTTGCTTTTGTTTCCTGCAGTTCCAATTCAGATGATGTAGCACCTGAAATGCAAATTAATCGTGAGGTGGCTAATTTTCTCAATCAGATGGTTGATATTATGGAAGAGAACTCCATCAATAAAAACACCATTGATTGGCCCGGTTTTAGAAATCAAGTTTTGGAAAAAGGCTTTTCAGCCCAAAATATCGCTCAAACGGATGATGCTTTGAGACAAGCCTTGGTTTTGCTTGGCGACAATCATAGTTTTATCGTTAAAGAAGATGGCTCTTTTATTTCCGGGTCGAACATCGATTGCCCGCTCTCATCGTTTGATGCGGTAACCACACCAGCAAATATTGGCTATGTTCAAGTAAGTTCTTTCTTCGGAACAGATGCTGAAAGTACGGTTGCTTTTGCCGAAAGCGTCCAAGATGCGATCGAGGCACAAGACAGTGAGGACATAACCGGTTGGATCGTTGATCTACGAAACAATACGGGAGGTAACATGTGGCCGATGCTTGCCGGCATAGGACCCATACTTGGGGAAGGAATCGCTGGATATTTTATTGGCCCCAACGATACGCAGACACCGTGGTCCTTCTCTAATGGTGCTGCTATTATTGGTTCTAACACCTTGGTTCAGGTTACTGATAATTATGAATTAATAAATCCGAATCCCAAGGTTGCCGTACTTATGAACAAGGCCGTAACCAGTTCTGGAGAGGCTACCGCTATTTCTTTTGTTGGCCGAGACAACACGATGAGCTTTGGAACCGAATCCTGCGGGCTCTCTACGGCAAATTCAGGATTTGATCTTGATGCAGGGTATACGCTTTTACTAACTATCGCATATATGGCGGACCGGGACCAAAATCTATTTGGCATACCTGTTACCCCTGACACACCGGCTACCGAGGAGACGATTATTCAAGATGCAATCGATTATCTGAATAACTGA
- a CDS encoding SRPBCC family protein, producing the protein MALSNKQTNYHFHYSILVNNTQEKVWNFLTNVERWKEWDTALQSSTLSEHFGLGAKGILIPKKGPKLTFYISKIIPDTSYTFVTKMPVGTLEIKRTLKNKANQIEFTDDIRFTGFLKRVFGLMLGGGFKKVLPEVMQNFKELAEQE; encoded by the coding sequence ATGGCTTTATCAAACAAACAGACAAATTATCATTTTCACTACTCAATTTTAGTAAATAACACTCAAGAAAAAGTTTGGAACTTTTTAACTAATGTGGAAAGATGGAAAGAATGGGACACAGCACTTCAATCATCAACTCTTTCAGAACATTTCGGTTTAGGTGCGAAGGGTATTCTAATACCCAAAAAAGGTCCAAAACTAACATTTTATATCAGTAAAATCATACCTGATACATCCTACACCTTTGTTACTAAAATGCCTGTTGGAACTTTAGAAATAAAACGAACCCTGAAAAATAAAGCTAATCAAATCGAATTTACCGATGATATAAGATTTACAGGTTTTCTAAAAAGGGTTTTCGGACTGATGCTCGGCGGTGGTTTTAAAAAGGTATTGCCAGAGGTAATGCAAAATTTTAAAGAACTTGCAGAACAGGAATAA
- a CDS encoding Crp/Fnr family transcriptional regulator, whose amino-acid sequence MKEFRKFVERYEKIPNKDWELISSHFRKKEYPKNHNLLEQGKTCKNLYFLEKGLLRYFILKDGSEITKFFTIAPYCFTSQASFNSKKPANESIQTIEKSIVWETTYTENEELLNLKSWNSFARKITQEVQFFTEEILEELQTETAEKRYQKLLKTQPELLQRIPLKHLASFFGVAPQSLSRIRKKLT is encoded by the coding sequence TTGAAAGAATTTAGAAAATTTGTTGAGCGCTATGAAAAAATCCCAAATAAAGATTGGGAGCTAATCTCAAGTCATTTCAGAAAAAAAGAGTATCCGAAAAATCACAACCTCTTGGAACAAGGAAAAACGTGCAAAAATCTCTATTTTCTTGAAAAAGGACTTCTTCGGTATTTCATCTTAAAAGATGGTTCTGAAATAACAAAATTCTTTACAATAGCCCCATATTGCTTTACTTCACAAGCAAGTTTCAATTCAAAAAAACCAGCGAACGAATCTATTCAAACCATAGAAAAATCAATTGTATGGGAGACAACTTATACAGAAAATGAGGAACTGTTGAACCTAAAGTCTTGGAATAGTTTTGCTCGTAAAATAACGCAAGAAGTACAATTTTTTACCGAAGAAATATTAGAGGAACTACAAACAGAGACAGCCGAAAAACGTTACCAAAAACTACTAAAGACCCAACCGGAACTATTGCAAAGAATACCCTTAAAACATCTGGCATCATTTTTTGGAGTTGCCCCCCAATCGTTAAGCCGAATTAGAAAGAAGTTAACATAG
- a CDS encoding helix-turn-helix domain-containing protein, which produces MENVTDFEDILVKKYGNKGTEKRDKYDADSLAFRLGAMLKDARKEANLTQEELAERTGTKKSYISRIERGLSDIQVSTYYKLIELGLGKHLNISIA; this is translated from the coding sequence ATGGAAAACGTAACGGATTTTGAAGATATACTCGTTAAAAAGTACGGGAACAAAGGAACTGAAAAGCGTGACAAATACGATGCTGATTCGCTTGCTTTCCGTTTAGGAGCAATGTTAAAAGATGCTCGAAAAGAGGCTAATTTGACACAAGAAGAGCTTGCCGAAAGGACAGGTACCAAAAAAAGTTATATTTCTAGAATTGAACGCGGACTTAGTGATATTCAGGTTTCTACTTATTATAAGCTCATTGAATTAGGCTTGGGCAAACATCTCAATATTAGCATAGCATAG
- a CDS encoding type II toxin-antitoxin system RelE/ParE family toxin produces MVRKIKAYKNYFVDFYESQEVKVQNKIEYVLDLVRFEKRVPKKFFKALENTDGIYEVRVITTFKSIRILCFFDDGNLIMLVNCFIKKTQKTPKKEIKLAEKLKKEYLKNKNG; encoded by the coding sequence GTGGTCAGGAAAATCAAAGCGTACAAAAACTACTTCGTAGATTTTTATGAGTCCCAAGAGGTAAAGGTTCAAAATAAAATTGAATACGTTTTGGACTTGGTCAGATTTGAGAAACGTGTGCCCAAAAAATTCTTCAAAGCACTCGAAAATACGGACGGGATTTATGAAGTACGTGTTATAACGACTTTCAAAAGCATACGGATTTTGTGCTTCTTCGATGACGGGAATTTAATAATGCTTGTGAATTGTTTCATCAAGAAAACACAAAAGACACCGAAGAAGGAAATAAAACTTGCTGAAAAATTAAAAAAGGAATATTTAAAAAATAAAAACGGTTGA
- a CDS encoding helix-turn-helix domain-containing protein — METKKKKMKMMTLDQMKDKDIGKIGTEERDKYEFDLRMEVLGEMIKSVRKERKLTQEQLGELIGVQKSQISKLERSAKNVTIETILKVFNALKANIKFSVQMNDAEFKVA, encoded by the coding sequence ATGGAAACAAAAAAGAAAAAAATGAAGATGATGACCCTTGACCAGATGAAGGACAAGGACATCGGAAAAATAGGAACGGAAGAAAGGGACAAGTACGAGTTCGATTTGCGAATGGAAGTTCTTGGAGAAATGATAAAGTCAGTCCGAAAAGAACGGAAATTGACCCAAGAACAACTGGGGGAATTAATCGGAGTTCAAAAATCCCAAATCTCTAAATTGGAGCGGAGTGCGAAAAACGTAACTATCGAAACGATTTTAAAAGTTTTCAACGCTCTAAAAGCAAACATTAAGTTCAGCGTACAAATGAACGACGCAGAATTCAAGGTCGCGTAA
- a CDS encoding type II toxin-antitoxin system RelE/ParE family toxin, translating to MERRFEVVFLEQAIEFMSKVDKKAKSKIYYNLDKAKLRLDPKLFKKLTDDIWEFRTKYGGLQYRLFAFWDRTGKTKTLVISTHGMVKKTDKVPKTEIEKAKQIRKEYFEQ from the coding sequence ATGGAGAGAAGATTTGAAGTCGTTTTTCTTGAACAGGCAATAGAATTTATGTCTAAGGTCGACAAGAAAGCAAAATCCAAGATTTACTATAATCTGGACAAGGCCAAACTCAGACTTGACCCAAAACTGTTCAAAAAACTGACGGACGATATTTGGGAATTCAGGACTAAATATGGCGGACTTCAATACCGACTTTTCGCATTTTGGGACAGGACCGGCAAAACCAAAACGCTTGTGATTTCAACTCATGGAATGGTCAAAAAAACCGACAAGGTTCCTAAAACTGAAATCGAGAAAGCAAAACAGATTCGAAAGGAATATTTCGAGCAATAA
- a CDS encoding ATP-binding protein: protein MLNLIPTEKIIERLRYENPWWITKEIPETYSSMSKRLYFDLFYPFVLEKSIKRALVLMGPRRVGKTVMLFHCIGNLLEEGKNPHKVFFIGIDNPIYVNLSLEDVLTLCKESLNLDNLKGCYIFFDEIQYLKDWERHLKVLVDSYPETKFIVSGSAAAALKWHSTESGAGRFTDFLLPPLTFQEYIHLKNLNHLIFEGYIQYGDKDIAYCLTHDAKALNKEFVHYLNFGGYPEVVLSEKIQGDMGRYVKNDIVDKVLLRDLPSLYGIKDVQELNRLFTYIAYNTGNEFSYETMSRESGIQKDTLKKYLAYLEAAFLIKVLNKVGVNAKRLKRITSFKVYLTNPSLRTALFSPITETDQEMGNMVETAILSQWMHREQLDLTYARWKDGRNEGEVDLVLVDDKNYKPVWGVEIKWSNRYFDKPQELKSLIKFCETNKLNAAVVTSIDQIGMKETQDLRFTFLPASIYAYNVGEITLRMKTKN, encoded by the coding sequence ATGCTAAACCTTATTCCGACAGAAAAGATCATTGAACGTCTTCGATACGAAAATCCGTGGTGGATTACCAAAGAGATTCCAGAAACTTACAGTTCAATGTCCAAAAGATTATACTTTGATCTCTTTTATCCGTTCGTCCTGGAAAAAAGTATAAAAAGGGCATTAGTCCTCATGGGACCAAGAAGAGTAGGTAAAACGGTAATGCTATTTCATTGCATAGGGAACTTACTAGAAGAAGGAAAAAATCCTCATAAAGTATTCTTTATTGGAATTGATAACCCGATATATGTCAACTTAAGCTTAGAAGACGTTCTAACCCTTTGCAAAGAATCTTTAAACCTTGACAATCTTAAGGGTTGTTATATCTTTTTTGATGAAATACAATACTTGAAAGATTGGGAAAGACACTTAAAAGTATTGGTTGACTCCTATCCAGAAACTAAATTCATTGTTTCCGGCTCGGCAGCTGCAGCATTGAAATGGCATAGCACAGAAAGTGGAGCCGGTAGGTTTACCGATTTCTTATTACCTCCGTTGACATTTCAGGAGTATATTCATTTGAAAAATCTAAACCATTTAATATTTGAAGGCTATATTCAATATGGAGACAAGGATATAGCGTATTGCTTAACTCATGATGCAAAAGCTTTAAATAAAGAATTCGTTCATTATTTGAATTTTGGAGGATACCCTGAGGTTGTTCTATCTGAAAAAATACAAGGCGATATGGGTAGATATGTGAAAAATGATATTGTGGACAAAGTTCTTCTTAGAGATTTACCAAGTTTGTATGGTATCAAAGACGTCCAAGAGTTAAACAGATTATTTACCTATATAGCTTATAATACGGGAAATGAATTTTCGTATGAGACAATGTCCAGGGAAAGTGGAATTCAAAAGGATACCTTAAAAAAATATCTAGCATATTTAGAAGCAGCATTCCTAATCAAAGTATTAAACAAAGTCGGAGTTAACGCAAAAAGATTAAAAAGGATTACAAGCTTCAAAGTATATCTTACTAATCCATCACTTCGTACTGCTTTATTTTCACCGATAACCGAAACAGACCAAGAAATGGGAAACATGGTCGAAACTGCAATTCTATCACAATGGATGCATCGGGAGCAATTAGATTTAACCTATGCTAGATGGAAAGACGGCAGAAATGAAGGAGAAGTAGACCTTGTTTTAGTAGATGATAAAAATTACAAACCTGTTTGGGGAGTAGAAATTAAGTGGAGTAATCGCTATTTTGACAAACCACAAGAATTGAAAAGTCTAATTAAATTTTGTGAAACGAATAAACTTAATGCTGCAGTTGTCACTTCAATTGATCAAATAGGAATGAAAGAAACACAAGACTTGAGATTTACTTTTCTACCAGCTTCCATTTATGCCTACAATGTTGGAGAAATCACACTTAGAATGAAAACTAAAAATTAA
- a CDS encoding MarR family winged helix-turn-helix transcriptional regulator, whose translation MQNNGSYHPKECISSKVMRLNRIIANIFRKYLKPFGITNSQLSILFVLNYRNDLNQRKLSDLTILEKSSLNRNLTRLQQSDLISKAKFPYIRITEKGRQLVNNIIPEWEKAMAECNLLIEKEGINALNLLMDKVLKK comes from the coding sequence GTGCAAAACAATGGATCATATCACCCTAAAGAGTGTATTTCTAGTAAAGTCATGCGACTAAATAGGATTATCGCCAATATTTTTAGAAAATACTTGAAGCCTTTCGGTATAACCAACAGTCAACTTTCGATTCTATTTGTTCTTAATTACCGAAATGACTTAAATCAAAGGAAACTCTCGGATTTAACAATACTAGAAAAGTCTTCGTTGAACAGAAATCTTACCCGCCTGCAACAATCCGATTTAATTTCGAAAGCCAAGTTTCCATATATAAGAATTACTGAAAAAGGCAGACAACTAGTAAATAATATTATCCCAGAATGGGAAAAGGCAATGGCAGAATGCAATCTTCTCATTGAAAAAGAAGGAATCAATGCACTAAACCTTTTAATGGATAAAGTTTTAAAAAAATGA